A genomic stretch from Dissulfurispira thermophila includes:
- a CDS encoding DUF2149 domain-containing protein, translated as MRFLKRHRRFDKYEQPLEDPISGVANLFDASVVFIVSMMIALFMAYNMLDLLDPKSEVTITKKTADGKIEIVTKKGKEIRVQKVTDKRLSGEGRRLGTAYQLKDGRTIYVPE; from the coding sequence ATGAGATTTCTGAAGAGACACAGAAGATTTGATAAATACGAGCAACCCCTTGAAGATCCAATCTCAGGGGTCGCCAATCTCTTTGATGCAAGCGTTGTCTTTATTGTGAGCATGATGATTGCTCTTTTCATGGCGTATAACATGCTTGATCTGCTTGATCCTAAATCAGAGGTGACGATTACAAAAAAGACTGCCGATGGAAAGATAGAGATAGTAACAAAGAAGGGCAAAGAGATAAGGGTACAAAAAGTGACAGATAAACGACTAAGCGGTGAAGGACGCCGACTCGGAACAGCGTATCAATTAAAGGATGGGAGGACTATTTATGTGCCTGAGTAA
- a CDS encoding TonB-dependent receptor plug domain-containing protein translates to MKRFSSFVVTFLFLTFSYLPFTLNLSAIPVFAEQKTASLEEIVVTATKIEEPKKDVPAPVHIITQEDIKNSTARNAGDLISEAAIGHVHKYPGTLTGRIALRGLTTDLFSDLKSRVLVLINGHRAGTVNLAKIPVEDIERIEIVKGPASVLYGSSAMGGVINIITKEGREGFHGSIGSEIGSWRYWKTQAELSGKRGAFDFYLTASRSSSGDFEAKDYGKIQNTGYDDETVSARFGYKFFDSHHISIGFQHWKGLEIGSPGARYSPDPDNYSDRGRDGFDIRYKTADFEAKYYLIKDRDEWHGGMTSGIGNSNITLTKTDTQGTSIQKTFAIGDHRVIFGGQWDRIEVDSSRNTGAPYNPNSRYDSYGAFTEGRLSLFDKKLLLSAGLRYDYFENEILSTQGIISLKPKKEDIDHVTARGGVVYKLTDEISLKGNIGTAFRSPAPDELATDYVSSWGTRYIGNPNLKPEKSTSYDAGIEYSKDLFKGGLIFFHTDFKDKILGYYDSILKAQTFKNVDGATLQGIEANLSYDIGLASGLDLSIEPFTNITYHTKYSSKDELEIGKYGKTLLYTPKWTGAFGIKAGKERWDVRFIANYIGDEKVQDWDFNSPTYGKAIDKGDFTVVNLKGSYRPIKNLEITVSVENLFDRAYEYVLGYPMPERTFIGGVKWIF, encoded by the coding sequence ATGAAAAGATTTTCGTCATTTGTTGTTACATTTCTATTTTTAACCTTTAGCTATTTGCCATTTACTCTTAACCTGTCTGCTATTCCTGTCTTTGCAGAACAGAAGACCGCATCGCTTGAAGAAATCGTAGTAACTGCAACAAAGATTGAAGAACCCAAAAAGGATGTTCCTGCACCTGTCCATATAATCACTCAAGAAGACATAAAGAATTCTACTGCAAGGAATGCCGGTGACCTCATTTCAGAGGCAGCAATTGGGCATGTGCACAAGTATCCAGGCACGCTTACAGGCAGGATTGCATTGAGGGGATTAACTACAGATCTTTTCAGTGATTTAAAAAGCAGGGTGCTTGTTCTCATCAATGGACATCGTGCAGGCACTGTGAATTTAGCAAAGATACCTGTAGAGGACATCGAAAGGATTGAGATAGTTAAAGGGCCTGCATCTGTTCTTTATGGTTCTTCTGCAATGGGTGGTGTTATTAATATCATTACCAAAGAGGGCAGAGAGGGTTTCCATGGCTCTATCGGTAGTGAAATCGGCTCATGGAGATACTGGAAGACGCAGGCTGAACTGAGTGGAAAGAGAGGGGCTTTTGACTTTTATTTGACTGCAAGCCGTTCTTCTTCAGGTGATTTTGAGGCAAAGGATTATGGAAAGATTCAGAATACAGGATATGACGATGAAACAGTATCAGCCCGTTTTGGATACAAATTTTTTGACAGCCATCATATATCCATAGGTTTTCAGCACTGGAAGGGATTGGAGATTGGCTCACCAGGCGCCAGGTACTCTCCTGACCCTGATAATTATTCAGACAGGGGACGGGACGGCTTTGACATTAGATATAAAACAGCAGACTTCGAAGCTAAATATTATCTTATCAAAGATAGGGATGAATGGCACGGAGGCATGACATCCGGCATAGGGAATTCAAATATTACCCTAACAAAAACAGATACACAGGGGACAAGCATCCAGAAGACATTTGCCATAGGTGATCACAGAGTGATCTTTGGAGGGCAATGGGACAGGATAGAGGTTGATAGCTCAAGAAACACGGGCGCGCCTTATAATCCAAACTCAAGATACGACAGCTATGGCGCATTTACAGAAGGTAGGTTAAGTCTTTTCGATAAAAAACTTCTTTTAAGTGCAGGGCTTCGTTATGACTATTTTGAAAATGAGATACTTTCAACCCAGGGTATAATAAGCTTGAAACCGAAGAAGGAAGATATTGACCATGTGACTGCAAGAGGTGGAGTTGTTTATAAGCTTACAGATGAAATAAGCCTTAAAGGCAATATAGGCACAGCATTCCGCTCACCGGCGCCTGACGAACTTGCTACGGATTATGTATCTTCATGGGGAACACGATATATAGGAAATCCTAATCTAAAGCCTGAAAAGAGCACATCCTACGATGCAGGAATTGAATATTCAAAAGATTTATTCAAGGGCGGTTTAATCTTCTTCCATACAGATTTCAAAGACAAGATATTAGGTTATTATGACAGCATACTTAAAGCACAGACATTCAAGAATGTTGATGGTGCAACACTTCAGGGTATTGAAGCAAATCTTTCTTATGATATTGGATTGGCTTCTGGCCTTGATTTATCCATAGAGCCTTTTACGAACATTACCTATCACACAAAGTATTCAAGCAAGGACGAACTTGAAATAGGCAAATATGGGAAAACACTTCTTTATACTCCTAAGTGGACAGGCGCCTTTGGAATAAAGGCAGGCAAGGAACGGTGGGATGTAAGGTTTATTGCAAATTATATAGGTGATGAAAAGGTGCAGGATTGGGATTTTAATTCGCCAACATACGGAAAAGCTATAGACAAAGGCGATTTTACAGTGGTGAATCTGAAAGGCTCTTATAGGCCAATAAAGAATCTCGAAATCACTGTATCTGTAGAAAACCTCTTTGACAGGGCATATGAGTATGTGTTGGGTTATCCAATGCCAGAGAGAACATTTATTGGAGGTGTTAAATGGATATTTTAG
- a CDS encoding DUF2162 domain-containing protein has protein sequence MDLNIILWIVGMLFSLGIFAVKVGFGLGFSGMKWKGVLLTLSLYLMLFVAIAVLSEHLIKLLEPVLKKGPYLHALMAAGMIAWGIYLVQQSSRATERQIKIQAEGLRLKEKSEIGNLKSKNSLLVTHHSLLLLIPCPVCLSAMTFSTWAALSVIKLPSLIVGIGLGVIFALLTLTIVGLTRIKQTSSPEVSLGLGMIAIGLYFMASLYLPAKIEEARGMYQSFLTEGSNIALNNNIGVFALLFVALVIGYLTNKNREVKK, from the coding sequence ATGGATTTAAACATCATTTTATGGATTGTGGGAATGCTTTTCAGTCTTGGCATATTTGCTGTTAAGGTTGGATTCGGTCTTGGCTTTAGCGGAATGAAATGGAAGGGTGTGCTTCTAACCCTTTCCCTGTATCTTATGCTGTTTGTTGCTATAGCCGTGCTTTCAGAGCATTTGATAAAACTCCTTGAGCCTGTTTTGAAAAAAGGGCCATATCTCCATGCGCTTATGGCAGCAGGGATGATTGCATGGGGAATATATTTAGTGCAACAGAGCAGTAGAGCGACAGAGCGACAGATAAAAATTCAGGCTGAAGGCTTAAGGCTGAAGGAAAAATCAGAAATCGGAAATCTAAAATCCAAAAACTCTTTACTCGTTACTCATCACTCTTTACTTTTATTGATCCCCTGTCCTGTATGTCTTTCCGCAATGACATTTTCCACATGGGCGGCTCTGAGCGTGATTAAACTACCGTCTCTCATTGTGGGCATAGGACTGGGTGTTATCTTTGCCCTTTTGACCCTTACAATTGTGGGTCTAACCCGCATCAAACAGACTTCAAGCCCTGAAGTCAGTCTGGGACTGGGCATGATTGCAATTGGGCTTTATTTCATGGCTTCTCTGTATCTTCCTGCCAAGATTGAGGAGGCAAGGGGGATGTATCAGTCATTTCTTACAGAGGGCAGCAATATTGCCCTGAATAATAATATCGGCGTATTTGCACTGCTTTTTGTTGCCTTGGTTATTGGTTATCTTACAAATAAAAACCGGGAGGTTAAGAAGTGA
- a CDS encoding MotA/TolQ/ExbB proton channel family protein, whose product MNIFAGLETFLYVISSALFYPVVAGLVLLTLWIVISFGGFLREYIDRRQGNSSVLNRYKKTLESEIQLFHVIARYGVPKQSQNEIPRFARNDSKQHNDTLDIRLERFLQEAELGLIKSLDKIRFAIRVGPALGLMGTLIPMGVSLSALAQGDMPKMAGSMVTAFTTTVVGLACGVASYLMSIVKEKWIRADMREMEYMTELTLRNLKLEKEKFYETSQCANEGSYDKEI is encoded by the coding sequence GTGAATATATTTGCAGGTCTTGAGACATTTCTCTATGTAATATCATCTGCCCTTTTTTATCCGGTAGTTGCAGGGCTTGTGCTTCTTACACTCTGGATAGTTATCTCTTTTGGCGGCTTTTTAAGGGAGTACATAGATAGAAGGCAGGGGAATTCTTCTGTATTAAACAGGTATAAAAAGACTCTTGAATCTGAAATTCAATTATTCCATGTCATTGCGAGGTATGGAGTCCCGAAGCAATCTCAAAATGAGATTCCTCGCTTTGCTCGGAATGACAGCAAACAACATAATGATACCCTCGATATAAGACTTGAAAGGTTTCTTCAGGAGGCAGAACTCGGACTCATTAAATCTCTTGATAAAATCAGGTTTGCTATCAGAGTTGGTCCTGCCCTTGGATTGATGGGAACACTGATCCCGATGGGGGTATCCCTTTCTGCCCTTGCGCAGGGTGATATGCCGAAGATGGCAGGAAGCATGGTTACGGCATTTACCACAACTGTTGTGGGACTTGCCTGCGGTGTGGCTTCATATCTTATGTCTATTGTAAAGGAAAAGTGGATAAGGGCTGACATGAGGGAGATGGAGTATATGACGGAACTGACGTTAAGAAATTTAAAATTAGAAAAAGAGAAGTTTTATGAGACTTCCCAGTGTGCCAATGAGGGTAGCTATGACAAAGAGATATAA
- a CDS encoding adenosylcobinamide amidohydrolase produces the protein MDILVMRGFKKYLIGLIVLMILIPSFVMAGDIPLPAELGAKAFVLKGEREGLWEKSLIVKFPERRRVLSTNDGFVDARAVVNHSAHPELWKRVCQEMKTKDEVGGKVYSRKIQERIAERLGIRSEDIAQMATAADMDNLAVVTKTLKPFVVTALVTAGAKTNALRTGVDEGTHVEGDVPKGTVNIIILTNARLTDGAMARAIITATEAKTAAFEDLKVPSSYTKDVQATGTGTDSVIVVSGTKGPQVTYTGGHSRIGELIGKAVYEAVVEAIGKQNGFRKSN, from the coding sequence ATGGATATTTTAGTCATGAGAGGATTTAAAAAGTATTTAATTGGGCTGATTGTCTTAATGATACTCATTCCATCATTTGTCATGGCAGGGGATATTCCCCTGCCTGCAGAACTTGGTGCAAAGGCATTTGTGCTTAAGGGAGAAAGGGAAGGATTATGGGAGAAAAGTTTGATTGTTAAGTTTCCTGAAAGACGGAGAGTATTGTCCACAAACGATGGTTTTGTTGATGCAAGGGCTGTTGTGAATCATTCTGCCCATCCAGAATTATGGAAAAGGGTATGTCAGGAGATGAAGACAAAGGATGAGGTTGGTGGGAAGGTTTATTCGAGAAAAATACAGGAAAGGATCGCAGAAAGGCTCGGCATAAGGAGCGAAGACATTGCACAGATGGCAACTGCTGCTGATATGGATAATCTCGCTGTCGTGACTAAGACTTTAAAGCCATTTGTCGTCACTGCATTGGTGACGGCAGGCGCAAAGACAAATGCCTTGCGGACAGGTGTTGATGAAGGCACACATGTTGAAGGCGACGTGCCAAAGGGAACGGTGAATATTATTATCCTCACAAATGCAAGGCTTACAGACGGCGCAATGGCAAGGGCAATAATCACAGCAACAGAGGCAAAGACAGCAGCCTTTGAGGATTTAAAGGTTCCGAGCAGCTACACAAAGGATGTTCAGGCAACAGGTACAGGAACAGACAGTGTAATTGTTGTATCAGGCACGAAAGGGCCACAGGTAACTTATACCGGTGGTCATAGCCGCATCGGCGAATTGATAGGCAAGGCGGTTTATGAGGCTGTTGTTGAGGCGATTGGAAAACAGAATGGATTTAGAAAAAGCAATTGA